The Sorangiineae bacterium MSr11367 genome window below encodes:
- a CDS encoding NAD(P)H-binding protein, with product MTKRNVVLVTAATGNLGPHAVRQLLDAGASVRALVLKDDPNVGRLPKGVEIHIGNLGDPDSLDPALDGADGVFLMWPFFTLNVNTAPAVVQKIAARPRRVALVSSVGVHIGLEPIDNNCHAYIEHLLERTSVSWTFLRTTGFHANALGFAGQIRDGGVVRFPYGAATRTSVDESDVAAVGVKALLEDGHGGRKYLVSGPEEVAQREQVRILGEVLARPLFWEDVEHQAARDAMVAAGWPPSYADGALDYFAMLTKKPEVGSKVVEEVTGRPARTFRQWAMEHANAFR from the coding sequence ATGACGAAAAGGAACGTAGTCCTGGTTACCGCGGCCACTGGCAACTTGGGGCCGCACGCCGTCCGGCAGCTGTTGGATGCGGGAGCTTCCGTTCGGGCACTGGTCCTGAAAGACGATCCGAACGTCGGTCGATTGCCAAAGGGCGTCGAAATCCACATTGGGAATTTGGGCGATCCCGACAGCCTCGATCCAGCATTGGACGGAGCAGACGGCGTCTTTCTCATGTGGCCCTTTTTTACGCTCAACGTAAACACTGCGCCGGCCGTGGTGCAAAAGATCGCGGCGCGGCCACGACGGGTGGCGCTCGTCTCGTCGGTGGGGGTGCATATCGGCCTCGAGCCGATCGACAACAATTGCCACGCGTACATAGAGCACCTTTTGGAACGAACCTCGGTCTCGTGGACATTCCTCCGCACCACCGGATTTCATGCCAATGCGTTGGGCTTTGCTGGCCAAATTCGTGACGGCGGCGTGGTGCGGTTCCCCTACGGTGCCGCGACCCGCACCTCGGTGGACGAGTCGGACGTCGCGGCAGTCGGCGTGAAGGCGCTGCTCGAGGACGGCCATGGCGGACGGAAATACTTGGTCTCTGGCCCGGAGGAGGTCGCCCAACGCGAGCAGGTGCGCATCCTCGGAGAGGTTTTGGCCCGACCCTTGTTCTGGGAGGACGTGGAACATCAAGCCGCTCGGGATGCGATGGTGGCCGCGGGCTGGCCGCCCTCGTATGCCGACGGGGCGCTCGACTACTTCGCGATGCTCACGAAGAAACCCGAGGTAGGCTCCAAGGTCGTTGAAGAGGTGACGGGCCGCCCGGCACGCACCTTTCGGCAGTGGGCCATGGAGCACGCGAATGCCTTCCGCTGA
- a CDS encoding DUF6081 family protein, with product MYIRYPTLGLASALVAGLVGCSANGTGDTSHDDPFTDSVASALEDTATDDDTGSGEEVLVYDDFRGGFTTEGPGAKWDPPIFADGITSTSSRGLRVIPSGTNPVTGQPAFASTTGQQSSGGYGTMDHIKWAGLLRHTSTAGFSGWDTPASGVLSCTTTISSVGTGLDAHPFGSNVSDAQSDLRLGASVMLFTDQETNSVFDFFVTNKQIYAIYERLPRQGSTYAAFNYSVPVATRTSTAQQDNLTISVNQQSSSATWWVNGRSVLQVNGIGTRAVDRKYMTLDHGGTPQVVRPRQLDCGLGTFTLLDGALAPQSAGLVRLDSTVDYFAPRSGAPARQTFFDEHSDAQNRLWGQGVQLNVAKIKVTRSAK from the coding sequence ATGTACATTCGTTATCCAACTCTCGGCCTTGCCAGCGCCCTCGTTGCCGGTCTCGTCGGATGCAGCGCAAACGGCACGGGCGATACGTCCCACGATGACCCATTCACTGACTCGGTCGCGAGTGCACTCGAAGATACCGCGACCGACGACGACACGGGCTCCGGCGAAGAGGTTCTCGTGTACGATGATTTCCGCGGCGGATTCACCACGGAAGGACCCGGCGCGAAATGGGACCCTCCCATCTTTGCCGACGGCATCACGAGCACGTCCTCGCGCGGACTTCGCGTCATTCCATCGGGAACGAATCCGGTCACCGGGCAGCCCGCGTTCGCCTCCACCACGGGCCAGCAATCTTCCGGCGGGTACGGCACGATGGATCACATCAAATGGGCGGGCTTGCTCCGACACACGTCGACCGCTGGATTCAGCGGATGGGACACGCCCGCAAGCGGCGTTCTCTCCTGCACGACCACGATTTCCTCCGTCGGCACCGGCCTCGACGCGCACCCATTCGGCTCCAACGTGTCGGACGCCCAATCCGATCTTCGACTTGGCGCCTCGGTCATGTTGTTCACCGATCAGGAGACCAACTCGGTATTTGATTTCTTCGTGACCAACAAGCAAATTTATGCCATTTACGAAAGACTGCCCCGCCAGGGCTCGACGTATGCGGCATTCAACTATTCGGTGCCCGTTGCGACACGCACGTCGACCGCGCAGCAGGATAACCTCACGATCTCGGTCAACCAACAATCGAGCTCCGCGACCTGGTGGGTGAACGGCCGATCGGTGCTCCAGGTGAACGGCATCGGCACGCGTGCCGTGGATCGCAAATACATGACCCTCGACCACGGCGGCACCCCGCAAGTCGTGCGACCGCGGCAACTCGATTGCGGTCTCGGCACCTTCACCCTGCTCGATGGCGCGCTCGCCCCGCAAAGCGCGGGCCTGGTCCGACTCGATTCCACCGTCGATTATTTCGCGCCCCGTAGCGGCGCGCCCGCACGCCAAACCTTCTTCGACGAACACAGCGACGCCCAAAATCGGCTCTGGGGCCAAGGCGTGCAGCTCAATGTAGCGAAAATCAAGGTCACGAGGAGCGCAAAATGA
- the fabG gene encoding 3-oxoacyl-ACP reductase FabG, protein MSESNQRVALVTGATSGIGLAVARLLAKQGHRVFIGARNADNVKETVQKLRDEALEVDGTTLDVRSMESVRAFVQGAVARFGTIDVLVNNAGRSGGGITADISDDLWNDVIETNLNSVFRITREVLGPGGMRQKKWGRIINIASTAGKQGVILGAPYSASKHGVVGFTKALGNELAPTGITVNAVCPGYVETPMAARVRQGYAAAYKSTEEEILTKFQAKIPLGRYSTPEEVAGLVGYLATDTAGSITAQALNVCGGLGNF, encoded by the coding sequence ATGAGCGAGTCGAATCAGCGCGTCGCCCTCGTCACGGGCGCGACCAGTGGCATCGGTCTCGCAGTCGCCCGATTGCTGGCCAAGCAGGGACATCGCGTGTTCATCGGCGCCCGCAACGCCGACAATGTGAAGGAGACGGTACAGAAGCTGCGTGACGAGGCTCTCGAGGTCGATGGTACCACGCTGGATGTGCGTTCCATGGAGTCGGTGCGCGCATTCGTCCAGGGCGCTGTCGCGCGCTTCGGCACGATTGACGTCTTGGTCAACAACGCCGGCCGCAGCGGCGGCGGCATCACCGCCGACATCAGCGACGACCTCTGGAACGACGTCATCGAGACGAACCTCAATAGCGTCTTTCGTATTACGCGCGAAGTGCTCGGCCCGGGCGGAATGCGGCAGAAGAAATGGGGTCGCATCATCAACATCGCCTCGACAGCCGGCAAACAGGGTGTCATTTTGGGAGCCCCGTATTCGGCGTCGAAGCACGGCGTGGTGGGGTTCACCAAAGCACTGGGCAATGAGCTTGCACCGACCGGCATCACGGTGAACGCGGTATGCCCGGGCTACGTGGAGACGCCGATGGCAGCGCGCGTTCGCCAAGGTTACGCCGCGGCGTACAAGAGCACTGAAGAGGAGATTCTCACCAAGTTCCAGGCAAAGATTCCCCTCGGCCGATATTCGACGCCGGAGGAAGTGGCCGGCCTGGTGGGCTACTTGGCCACCGATACCGCGGGCTCGATTACGGCGCAAGCCCTCAACGTGTGCGGCGGTCTGGGCAACTTCTGA
- a CDS encoding SDR family oxidoreductase, translated as MTNRTQVIVVGAGPVGSMLAGELRLGGAEVIVLERLAVPMTESRASTLHARTMEIFDSRGLLEKVGTPPNDVMGHFGGLPLDLTLASPYSGQWKVAQTRLEQILHEWAVTSGADLRRGHQVVGVTVGPNDVAVQAEGPNGIIEFAAQYVVACDGEDSTVRRIVGAAFPSNASEAHFERLLFRADIVGIEIPNRRFQRFPKGLAIAARRNDGVTRVMVHEFGRKTDSLRGPAEFNDVAEAWMSVTGENIRAGTPLWVDAFSDASRQLSHYRHGRILFAGDAAHQKMPTGGQALNLGLQDAFNLGWKLAACVRRSASSELLDSYHHERHPVGERVLSNIRAQATLLLGGPEVEPLRDVFGKLTKHDTVRAELASMIAGTDIKYDTAGRSPLLGARMPRAELVTASGTTSSTDLLRTGRGVLVVLSDDAQRELAPVAAPWVSRRIDMVPAKLAPEHPPLGTDAILIRPDGHVAWIRGDTSDLTTALCRWFGEPAHSMTKNRRNGFMGKLAAKSALVTGSSRGIGRATAIRLAREGALVAVHYTTNANAAYEVVTSIERDGGRAFAVQAELGVPGDVHQLFLGLEQGLKERTGSTTLHILVNNAGVMSGNTAPEKTTPEAFDRLMAVNAKAPFFIIQRALANMPEGGRIINISTGLTRFANPHEIAYAMSKGAVEMMALHFAKHLGPRNITINSVAPGITRNDNPVFDIPDVVNQMARLSTFNRVGEPADVADVVAFLASDDARWITGSFVDASGGSLLGG; from the coding sequence ATGACGAATCGGACGCAGGTCATCGTCGTCGGTGCAGGGCCGGTCGGTTCGATGCTTGCCGGGGAATTGCGGCTAGGCGGCGCCGAGGTCATCGTCCTCGAGAGGCTCGCGGTACCGATGACCGAGTCGCGCGCCTCCACCTTGCACGCGCGCACCATGGAAATTTTCGATAGCCGAGGGCTATTGGAGAAGGTCGGAACGCCGCCGAACGACGTCATGGGGCATTTTGGCGGGCTTCCGCTCGATCTGACGCTTGCGAGCCCGTACTCCGGTCAATGGAAGGTCGCCCAAACGCGATTGGAGCAAATCCTCCACGAGTGGGCCGTTACTTCGGGCGCGGACCTTCGTCGTGGACACCAGGTGGTCGGCGTTACGGTCGGGCCGAACGACGTCGCAGTCCAGGCCGAGGGGCCCAACGGGATCATCGAGTTCGCGGCGCAATACGTGGTGGCCTGCGACGGTGAGGACAGCACGGTACGAAGGATCGTTGGGGCGGCTTTTCCGAGCAATGCGTCCGAAGCGCACTTCGAGCGGCTGCTCTTTCGCGCGGACATCGTCGGCATCGAGATTCCCAATCGGCGCTTCCAGCGTTTTCCAAAGGGGCTTGCCATCGCCGCGCGTCGCAACGACGGCGTGACACGAGTGATGGTGCACGAGTTCGGTCGAAAGACGGATTCTCTCCGGGGTCCCGCCGAGTTCAACGACGTTGCCGAGGCGTGGATGAGCGTCACCGGCGAGAACATTCGCGCCGGGACGCCGCTCTGGGTCGACGCTTTCAGCGACGCCTCCCGCCAATTGAGCCACTATCGCCACGGGCGCATTCTGTTTGCTGGCGACGCCGCACATCAAAAAATGCCGACCGGGGGGCAGGCGCTCAATCTGGGTTTGCAAGACGCATTCAACCTCGGGTGGAAGCTCGCGGCGTGCGTTCGACGAAGTGCTTCCTCCGAGCTGCTCGACTCCTATCACCACGAGCGGCACCCGGTCGGTGAGCGCGTGCTGTCCAACATTCGCGCCCAAGCCACGTTGTTGCTCGGTGGCCCCGAGGTGGAACCGCTTCGAGACGTATTTGGCAAATTGACAAAGCACGACACCGTGCGCGCCGAATTGGCGTCGATGATCGCGGGCACCGATATCAAATACGACACCGCAGGTCGAAGCCCGCTGCTCGGCGCACGCATGCCGCGCGCGGAGCTGGTGACGGCATCGGGGACGACGAGTAGCACCGACCTGCTCCGCACGGGGCGCGGCGTGCTCGTTGTTCTCAGCGACGACGCGCAGCGCGAGCTCGCACCCGTCGCAGCACCATGGGTATCTCGAAGGATCGACATGGTGCCAGCCAAGCTCGCACCGGAACATCCGCCGCTGGGAACGGATGCGATCCTGATTCGCCCTGACGGTCATGTCGCCTGGATTCGCGGCGACACGAGCGATCTCACCACTGCGCTCTGCCGTTGGTTCGGCGAGCCGGCTCATTCAATGACGAAGAACAGGAGAAACGGCTTCATGGGAAAACTCGCTGCCAAGAGCGCACTGGTGACCGGCTCGAGCCGCGGAATCGGTCGAGCGACCGCCATTCGACTCGCGCGGGAGGGCGCGCTCGTCGCCGTCCACTACACGACCAACGCAAATGCGGCCTACGAGGTGGTCACCTCGATCGAGAGAGACGGCGGACGTGCCTTCGCCGTACAGGCGGAGCTCGGGGTTCCTGGTGACGTGCACCAGCTCTTCTTGGGCCTCGAGCAAGGACTGAAGGAGCGCACCGGCTCGACGACGCTTCACATTCTCGTCAACAACGCCGGCGTGATGAGCGGCAACACGGCCCCGGAGAAGACGACGCCCGAGGCGTTCGATCGTCTGATGGCTGTCAATGCAAAGGCGCCGTTTTTCATCATACAGCGTGCGCTAGCCAACATGCCCGAGGGTGGCCGCATCATCAACATTTCCACCGGGCTCACGCGGTTCGCGAACCCTCATGAGATTGCCTACGCGATGAGCAAAGGCGCCGTCGAAATGATGGCGTTGCACTTTGCCAAACACCTCGGACCGCGCAACATCACCATCAACAGCGTGGCCCCAGGCATCACTCGAAATGACAATCCCGTCTTCGACATTCCCGACGTGGTCAATCAAATGGCACGCCTGTCCACCTTCAACCGGGTCGGCGAGCCGGCAGACGTAGCGGACGTCGTGGCGTTCCTCGCTTCCGACGACGCTCGATGGATCACGGGGTCGTTCGTCGACGCGAGCGGCGGATCGTTGCTCGGCGGCTGA
- a CDS encoding MFS transporter — protein MELGRWSSRQYGLLCVLAGNMLIDALEVSAAIVLLPRLRADLDRPLATAQWVMSGFALGFGGLMPFGRQVVALLGRRRVYLASLLFFAAASVLGALTRDPLLLVATRFVKGFCAALAAPTGLAIIGTAFEEGPARNRALSVYMLFGACGFTAGLLLSGLLTGVGWRWTFLFPSPIVLVLFTIALYILPAEHPPGEARLRLDIAGACTFIAALVALVHAIVSLPGHDWTEPRTLRAFALAAVLFGAFVLVERRAAEPLIRVSLLAHRTLIRSALGAAALNGSYLGFLLILTFHFQSLAGWSPLRTALALLPASAPLAATSWWAGRVVSRLGAARLIAMGASLPPMGYAFYDLRLRFPLTYTADVFPALLLVGAGFVLAFAALNVQATSGVPAAARGAAVGLYQTAVQLGATVVIALVTALLGRSSAAFDASDGAHASIYRPALHLVTAIGALGFIVALGGVLSTRAEGAPVARRPS, from the coding sequence ATGGAACTCGGTCGATGGAGTTCGCGCCAGTACGGCCTTTTGTGCGTGCTCGCGGGCAACATGCTCATCGACGCCCTCGAGGTATCCGCGGCGATCGTGCTACTGCCGCGCCTGCGGGCCGATCTTGATCGGCCGCTCGCCACCGCGCAGTGGGTGATGAGCGGCTTCGCACTCGGTTTCGGTGGGCTGATGCCGTTTGGCAGGCAGGTCGTGGCCCTCTTGGGGCGGCGCCGCGTTTACCTCGCGTCGCTCCTCTTTTTCGCAGCAGCATCCGTCCTCGGTGCGCTCACCCGCGATCCATTGCTTCTCGTGGCGACGCGTTTCGTCAAAGGCTTTTGCGCCGCGCTCGCCGCGCCCACCGGGCTTGCCATCATCGGCACCGCGTTCGAGGAAGGCCCCGCCCGAAATCGTGCACTGTCCGTCTATATGCTTTTTGGCGCTTGCGGATTTACCGCCGGCCTCCTGCTCTCGGGGTTGCTCACCGGCGTCGGCTGGAGGTGGACCTTTCTGTTTCCCTCCCCCATCGTGCTGGTGCTGTTCACGATTGCATTGTACATCCTCCCGGCTGAGCATCCCCCGGGAGAAGCCCGCCTCCGACTCGACATCGCCGGTGCGTGCACCTTCATCGCCGCACTGGTGGCGCTCGTGCATGCCATCGTATCCCTGCCCGGCCACGATTGGACGGAGCCACGAACGCTCCGTGCGTTTGCGTTGGCGGCGGTGCTGTTCGGCGCGTTCGTGCTCGTCGAACGGCGCGCTGCGGAGCCACTGATCCGTGTTTCACTCCTCGCCCATCGGACGTTGATCCGATCCGCCCTCGGCGCCGCGGCGCTCAATGGCTCCTACCTCGGCTTTTTGCTAATCCTCACCTTCCATTTTCAATCGCTGGCCGGCTGGTCACCTCTACGAACGGCACTGGCGCTCCTTCCGGCGAGCGCACCGCTCGCGGCGACGTCGTGGTGGGCGGGACGTGTGGTGAGTCGGCTTGGCGCCGCACGCCTGATTGCCATGGGCGCGTCTCTCCCGCCCATGGGGTATGCCTTTTACGATCTACGTCTGCGTTTCCCTCTCACCTACACGGCCGACGTTTTTCCGGCATTGCTGCTCGTGGGGGCGGGCTTCGTGCTCGCCTTCGCCGCCCTCAACGTGCAGGCTACGTCGGGTGTGCCGGCGGCCGCGCGCGGTGCGGCGGTCGGCCTCTACCAAACCGCGGTACAACTCGGCGCGACGGTCGTGATTGCGCTGGTCACGGCGCTGCTCGGGCGGTCTTCGGCGGCGTTCGATGCGTCGGACGGCGCGCACGCATCGATTTACCGCCCCGCGCTGCACCTCGTCACCGCCATCGGCGCGCTGGGATTCATCGTGGCTTTGGGGGGAGTCCTCTCGACTCGAGCCGAGGGCGCGCCCGTTGCGCGACGCCCTTCCTGA
- a CDS encoding methyltransferase domain-containing protein, with protein MSMRIYSTGSLTRGVLSPLDQVRLFERKYDPGSIAILQTLPLRREWRCLDIGAGAGSMSRWLAERVVQGNVVAVDLDTQHLAAAPNVTVQRADITQAAFEHASFDLVFARAAFGHLREPETTLRRAWNWLRPGGWMVVEDSYHLPPEHAPTEAGRILLAAYLRVLAEQGADLAWGRKLPRALARIGCIDVDARITPAGPGQSPADDDLIGLRLRQEGHRIVESGLVTSEQLAEFLAHLGSPLGRDLSVLMVSAWGRHS; from the coding sequence ATGAGCATGCGGATCTACAGTACGGGTTCGCTGACGAGGGGCGTCTTGTCGCCGCTCGATCAGGTGCGGCTCTTCGAACGAAAATACGATCCAGGGAGCATCGCCATTCTGCAAACGCTTCCACTTCGCCGAGAGTGGCGGTGCCTCGACATCGGTGCAGGTGCAGGCTCCATGTCGCGATGGCTGGCTGAGCGCGTGGTCCAGGGCAACGTGGTTGCCGTCGATCTCGACACGCAACACCTGGCCGCCGCACCCAACGTGACCGTGCAAAGGGCCGACATCACCCAGGCAGCCTTCGAGCACGCTTCGTTTGACCTCGTGTTTGCCCGCGCCGCGTTCGGACATCTACGAGAACCGGAGACCACGCTGCGTCGCGCGTGGAATTGGCTCCGGCCCGGCGGATGGATGGTCGTGGAGGATAGTTACCACTTGCCGCCCGAGCACGCGCCCACCGAAGCGGGCCGCATTCTCCTCGCGGCCTACCTGCGCGTCTTGGCCGAGCAAGGTGCCGACCTGGCGTGGGGCCGTAAGCTTCCTCGCGCGCTCGCCCGGATTGGATGCATCGACGTCGATGCTCGTATCACACCGGCGGGCCCCGGACAGAGCCCCGCGGATGACGATTTGATCGGCCTGCGCCTACGTCAGGAGGGGCACCGAATCGTGGAGAGCGGCCTCGTGACTTCCGAGCAATTGGCGGAATTTCTGGCTCATCTGGGCAGTCCGCTCGGCCGTGACCTCAGCGTCTTGATGGTCTCCGCGTGGGGCCGGCACTCGTGA
- a CDS encoding NmrA/HSCARG family protein encodes MMSTNDEILVFGATGRQGGAVARELLRQGRRVRVLVRDPSSDAAVALAKAGATLVRGDLEDAASLDAALKGVYGVYSVQTFQGPDGVKGEERQGRAVADAAVRARVRHFVYGSVGGADRESGIPHFDSKGRIERYIESVDLPATILQPTMFMGNFAFIGPARTKDGLVLSLALEEKTALQMIAVEDIGVFAAKAFENPKQYIGRKLEIATESLTGRQIADAFASVAGELVAFRQQPVEELRRFSSEAALMFDWFNREGYRADIPALRVVHPNPVSLESWARTHWTLPAR; translated from the coding sequence ATGATGTCGACGAACGACGAGATCTTGGTTTTCGGTGCCACGGGGCGGCAAGGTGGAGCGGTGGCGCGCGAACTGCTCCGCCAGGGGCGGCGCGTGCGTGTGCTCGTACGTGATCCTTCGTCGGATGCGGCTGTCGCGTTGGCAAAAGCCGGGGCGACCTTGGTGCGCGGCGATCTGGAGGACGCGGCATCGCTCGACGCCGCGCTGAAGGGAGTCTACGGCGTCTACAGCGTGCAGACGTTTCAGGGCCCCGACGGCGTGAAGGGCGAGGAGCGCCAAGGTCGCGCCGTGGCCGATGCCGCCGTGCGCGCACGCGTCCGGCACTTCGTATATGGCTCGGTCGGCGGCGCCGATCGGGAGAGCGGCATACCGCATTTCGACAGCAAAGGGCGCATCGAGCGTTACATCGAAAGCGTCGATCTCCCGGCGACCATCTTGCAGCCGACCATGTTCATGGGAAATTTCGCGTTCATCGGCCCCGCCCGCACCAAAGACGGTCTGGTGCTGTCCCTCGCGCTGGAGGAAAAAACGGCGCTGCAGATGATCGCCGTCGAGGACATCGGCGTGTTCGCGGCCAAGGCCTTCGAAAATCCGAAGCAGTATATCGGGCGCAAATTGGAAATTGCCACCGAGTCGCTGACGGGACGACAAATTGCCGACGCGTTTGCCTCGGTCGCCGGCGAGCTCGTGGCCTTCCGGCAGCAGCCGGTCGAGGAATTGCGTCGGTTCAGCAGTGAGGCGGCGCTCATGTTCGATTGGTTCAACCGCGAGGGCTACCGCGCCGACATCCCGGCCTTGCGTGTGGTTCACCCGAATCCCGTCAGCTTGGAAAGCTGGGCGCGCACCCACTGGACGTTGCCTGCAAGGTAA
- a CDS encoding acyl carrier protein: MTKEFTLEDLKRVLLASAGAAEGVDLDSNILDIDFADLGYESVALLETGRQIELECRVSLDDGALAQVRTPRALLSLVNGHRNAANAQLREAS, translated from the coding sequence ATGACCAAAGAATTCACCCTCGAAGATCTCAAGCGGGTCCTTCTAGCTAGCGCCGGAGCGGCGGAGGGCGTCGACCTGGACAGCAATATCCTCGACATCGACTTTGCAGACTTGGGCTACGAATCGGTGGCCCTGCTCGAAACGGGCCGGCAGATCGAGCTCGAATGCCGCGTCTCCCTCGACGATGGCGCGCTCGCGCAGGTCCGCACGCCCCGCGCCCTGCTGTCTTTGGTGAACGGCCACCGCAACGCCGCCAACGCCCAGCTCCGCGAGGCATCATGA
- a CDS encoding NAD(P)H-dependent oxidoreductase, whose product MTVIPLRIVVIIASTREGRFATVVANWLIEYVNARAGIEVDVIDLVDHPLPLGLSRNPEPAVAKALAELGDRLIRADGFIVLTPEYNHSFPAPLKNFIDWHYTQWRAKPVAFVSYGGLSGGLRAVEQLRLVFAELHAVTVRDTLSFHNSWKQFGIEQPLPAEVPAAAKVLLDQLHWWADALRTAREKSPYLA is encoded by the coding sequence GTGACCGTTATTCCGCTTCGAATCGTCGTGATCATTGCCAGCACACGCGAGGGCCGCTTCGCGACCGTCGTCGCCAATTGGCTCATCGAATACGTCAACGCGCGTGCGGGCATCGAGGTGGACGTCATCGATCTCGTCGACCATCCGCTGCCGCTCGGCCTATCGCGCAACCCAGAGCCTGCAGTGGCCAAGGCCCTGGCAGAACTGGGAGACCGCTTGATTCGCGCGGACGGATTCATCGTCCTGACCCCGGAGTACAATCACAGCTTTCCCGCGCCGCTGAAGAACTTCATCGATTGGCACTACACGCAATGGCGTGCCAAGCCGGTTGCATTCGTCAGCTACGGCGGACTGTCGGGCGGGCTGCGCGCGGTCGAGCAGCTTCGATTGGTATTTGCCGAATTGCACGCCGTGACGGTGCGCGACACGCTGAGCTTCCACAATTCATGGAAGCAATTCGGCATCGAGCAACCGCTCCCGGCCGAGGTTCCAGCCGCGGCGAAGGTGCTCTTGGATCAGCTTCATTGGTGGGCCGACGCCTTGCGTACCGCACGCGAGAAGAGCCCGTACCTGGCATGA
- a CDS encoding DsbA family protein, with amino-acid sequence MKLQQQNSRRVELFLDLTCIHSYIGFTRFERAADRYRKGGGELVVVFRPFEVAPYASVVGEPLRDVHRRHFGDNAARLVNKMAIVGAQEGLPFNFAQAVHVRTFDAHRVLAAAAHQGRGELMAERLFRAYLIEGQNIGHRATLARLATEVGVTISDGGVMELEAELARVLQMGIRSVPVVRFSDGLTLLGSQSESAYLEALHAPAVA; translated from the coding sequence ATGAAGTTACAACAGCAAAATTCTCGTCGGGTCGAGCTCTTTCTCGATCTCACCTGCATTCACTCGTACATCGGATTTACCCGCTTCGAACGTGCTGCCGATCGGTACCGCAAGGGCGGAGGAGAGCTCGTCGTCGTCTTCCGTCCCTTCGAGGTTGCGCCGTATGCTTCGGTCGTCGGCGAGCCCTTGCGGGACGTTCATCGGCGCCATTTCGGCGACAACGCGGCGCGGCTCGTGAACAAGATGGCCATCGTCGGGGCGCAGGAGGGACTTCCATTCAACTTCGCCCAAGCCGTGCACGTGCGGACGTTCGACGCGCACCGGGTGCTCGCCGCCGCGGCCCATCAAGGGCGCGGTGAGCTCATGGCCGAGCGTCTGTTTCGCGCCTACCTCATCGAGGGCCAGAACATCGGCCATCGCGCCACGCTCGCTCGACTAGCCACCGAGGTGGGCGTTACGATCAGCGACGGAGGCGTGATGGAGCTCGAAGCGGAGCTTGCGCGCGTGCTCCAGATGGGCATCCGCTCCGTACCGGTTGTCCGCTTCAGCGATGGGTTGACCCTCTTGGGATCGCAGTCCGAGAGCGCGTACTTGGAGGCGCTCCACGCGCCTGCCGTCGCATGA
- a CDS encoding aromatase/cyclase has protein sequence MPTMGLKEVEHEITVLAPAEAVYQLIADVQNWPQIFPPTVYVDRFEQTEREERIRIWATANGQAKTWASRRVLDRKKLRIEFRQEVSAPPVASMGGTWIIEPISNSESRVRLLHDYRAINDDPAGLKWIDEAVDRNSRSELTALKANVERVTASEKLIMSFEDEIEIRGSAKDVYDFINEANLWTERLPHVARVSFEQDEQGLQTLEMDTRAKDGSTHTTKSIRVCFPHYRIAYKQITLPALMDLHTGYWTFRETVNGVRAASQHTVIIKEENIARILGPQADVEKAKDYVRTALSTNSRATLGYAKEYAEAKRSK, from the coding sequence ATGCCGACGATGGGCCTCAAAGAGGTCGAGCACGAGATCACGGTGCTCGCCCCGGCCGAAGCCGTGTACCAATTGATTGCGGACGTGCAGAATTGGCCGCAAATCTTCCCTCCGACGGTGTACGTCGATCGTTTCGAGCAAACCGAGCGCGAGGAGCGGATTCGGATTTGGGCGACCGCCAATGGGCAGGCAAAAACGTGGGCGTCGCGCCGCGTCCTCGATCGCAAGAAGCTGCGCATCGAATTTCGGCAGGAGGTGTCCGCACCCCCGGTCGCCTCGATGGGTGGAACGTGGATCATCGAGCCGATTTCCAACTCCGAATCACGGGTTCGGCTGCTCCACGATTACCGAGCAATCAACGACGATCCGGCGGGCCTGAAGTGGATTGACGAGGCGGTCGACCGCAATTCACGCTCCGAGCTGACCGCACTCAAGGCGAACGTCGAACGGGTGACCGCCTCCGAGAAGCTGATCATGTCCTTCGAGGACGAGATCGAGATTCGTGGGTCGGCAAAAGACGTTTACGATTTCATCAACGAAGCGAATCTGTGGACCGAGCGCTTGCCTCACGTGGCGAGGGTGAGTTTCGAGCAGGACGAGCAGGGCCTGCAAACCCTGGAGATGGACACGCGGGCCAAGGATGGGTCCACCCACACCACCAAGTCCATTCGCGTCTGCTTCCCCCATTACCGGATTGCCTACAAGCAAATCACGCTTCCCGCGTTGATGGATCTGCACACCGGCTATTGGACCTTCCGCGAGACGGTGAATGGCGTCCGCGCAGCGTCGCAGCACACGGTCATCATCAAGGAGGAGAACATCGCGAGGATTCTCGGCCCCCAGGCCGACGTCGAAAAGGCGAAGGACTACGTTCGCACCGCGCTGAGCACGAACAGCCGTGCGACCCTCGGTTACGCCAAAGAGTACGCAGAGGCGAAGCGCAGCAAATGA